A genomic region of Photobacterium swingsii contains the following coding sequences:
- the rplD gene encoding 50S ribosomal protein L4, with product MELVVKGADALTVSETTFGRDFNEALVHQVVVAFAAGARQGTRAQKTRSDVSGGGAKPWRQKGTGRARAGTIRSPIWRSGGVTFAARPQDHSQKVNKKMYRGAMKSILSELVRQERLIVVDEFSLEAPKTKALVAKLNELELTDALIVTGELDENLFLAARNLYKVDVRDAAAIDPVSLIAFDKVVMTAAAVKAVEEMLA from the coding sequence ATGGAATTGGTAGTCAAAGGCGCAGACGCGCTAACTGTCTCCGAAACTACTTTTGGGCGTGACTTCAATGAAGCGCTTGTACACCAAGTAGTTGTTGCTTTTGCAGCAGGTGCTCGTCAAGGTACACGTGCTCAGAAGACTCGTTCTGACGTTTCTGGTGGTGGTGCTAAACCATGGCGCCAGAAAGGTACAGGTCGCGCTCGAGCTGGTACAATCCGTAGCCCAATCTGGCGCTCGGGTGGTGTAACTTTTGCTGCACGTCCACAGGACCACAGCCAAAAAGTTAACAAAAAAATGTACCGTGGTGCTATGAAGAGCATTCTTTCTGAGCTAGTTCGTCAAGAGCGTCTAATCGTTGTTGATGAGTTTTCTCTAGAAGCACCAAAAACAAAAGCACTAGTTGCTAAGCTTAATGAGCTTGAGCTAACTGATGCACTGATCGTAACTGGCGAGCTAGATGAGAATCTATTCCTTGCAGCACGTAACCTATACAAAGTAGACGTACGTGACGCAGCGGCAATCGACCCAGTTAGCTTGATCGCTTTCGATAAAGTTGTGATGACTGCAGCAGCAGTTAAAGCAGTTGAGGAGATGCTAGCATGA